A window of the Xiashengella succiniciproducens genome harbors these coding sequences:
- a CDS encoding IS1380 family transposase — MSTKITKIGITTNKISGRGGLPLFLRYTEQIGLYGLISRNVSSLLTGNSKGLQLQQFVKQIVAFFIDGTNMAISSFDQSKKDEGYACLLECKTDQLASSHQVKRFFGKLSVISNSVFNKILNELFIWRLHISKPKVIELGIDTMVLDNDDAAKREGCEVTYKRKKGFQPLHICWGSFLIDVTFRKGSAHSNHGSDYTDRVRSIVNLIRKRYSKEVPIVVCADSGFADQKAYEIFEQELNIHYITTGKLYNDVTEYVKALPIDTLGKITKNKAVWQFAEFASKLKSWSKFRRCFFTRLHRDDTGQYVMEFGKPDSVIYTNIGNCPVADKRLRASGGDEWFKADTIIRKSHQRGADELIHRSIKELATREQLPFKSFGMNRAYYFMLVVTHFIFEAYKQDVTAEVIPVTVYPNTFRRKLIDFAVKITSRARSIVLNVTRVIYETINIEELWERCQSPPKIQFA; from the coding sequence ATGAGTACGAAGATAACAAAAATCGGCATTACAACCAATAAAATTTCTGGTCGTGGAGGGCTCCCTTTATTTCTTCGCTACACTGAGCAAATTGGCTTATATGGGCTAATATCGCGTAATGTTTCTTCTCTGCTTACTGGAAACAGCAAAGGCTTGCAGCTTCAACAGTTTGTAAAACAGATTGTTGCATTTTTTATAGATGGCACAAATATGGCCATAAGCAGTTTTGATCAAAGTAAAAAGGATGAAGGATATGCATGTTTGCTTGAATGCAAGACCGACCAATTGGCCTCTTCTCACCAGGTCAAACGTTTTTTTGGGAAGCTGTCCGTTATTTCAAACTCGGTATTCAATAAGATACTTAATGAACTGTTTATCTGGAGGCTTCACATATCCAAACCCAAAGTTATAGAACTGGGCATTGACACCATGGTTTTGGATAATGACGATGCTGCGAAACGCGAAGGTTGCGAGGTCACTTACAAGCGTAAGAAAGGGTTTCAGCCACTTCATATATGCTGGGGCTCGTTTCTGATAGACGTGACCTTTAGAAAAGGAAGTGCTCATTCCAATCATGGATCAGATTACACCGACAGGGTACGCTCTATAGTAAATCTGATACGCAAGAGATACTCCAAAGAAGTCCCTATTGTGGTGTGCGCCGATAGTGGGTTTGCGGATCAGAAAGCGTACGAGATATTCGAGCAAGAGCTTAATATACATTACATTACAACAGGAAAATTGTACAATGATGTTACTGAATATGTAAAGGCTTTACCCATTGACACTTTGGGCAAAATCACTAAAAATAAAGCAGTCTGGCAATTTGCGGAATTTGCCAGCAAGTTGAAATCCTGGTCCAAGTTTCGTCGTTGCTTTTTTACCAGATTGCACCGGGATGATACCGGGCAGTACGTAATGGAATTTGGTAAGCCTGACAGCGTCATCTATACCAATATCGGGAACTGTCCTGTCGCTGACAAAAGGCTTCGGGCATCCGGTGGAGATGAGTGGTTTAAAGCTGATACCATCATACGAAAATCACACCAAAGAGGAGCCGACGAGTTGATACATCGTAGCATTAAAGAGCTTGCTACCAGAGAACAACTTCCTTTTAAATCCTTTGGAATGAACAGAGCCTATTATTTTATGCTGGTAGTTACACACTTTATTTTCGAAGCATACAAACAAGATGTTACCGCAGAGGTTATTCCGGTAACCGTATATCCTAATACATTCAGAAGAAAGCTTATTGATTTTGCTGTCAAGATAACCTCAAGGGCAAGGAGTATTGTCCTGAATGTCACCAGAGTAATTTATGAAACGATAAATATTGAAGAGTTATGGGAACGGTGTCAGTCACCGCCGAAAATTCAGTTTGCATAA
- a CDS encoding heavy-metal-associated domain-containing protein: protein MKYLAAILATLFFAVVPMTAQKASKNEKVTYCVSIDCQGCIDKITKELAFEKGVRDLQFSLEKKTVTVVYRADKPVDTDKWAEQIRKLGYEVSYLDETTPEPAKAK from the coding sequence ATGAAATACTTAGCAGCGATTTTAGCAACATTGTTTTTTGCAGTTGTCCCAATGACAGCGCAAAAAGCCAGTAAGAACGAGAAAGTAACCTACTGCGTCAGCATAGACTGCCAGGGTTGCATTGATAAGATAACTAAGGAACTGGCCTTTGAGAAGGGTGTAAGGGACTTGCAATTCAGCTTAGAGAAGAAAACTGTAACCGTCGTATATCGTGCCGATAAGCCGGTTGATACAGATAAGTGGGCTGAACAGATCAGGAAGCTGGGTTATGAAGTAAGCTACCTCGACGAAACAACACCTGAGCCTGCCAAGGCCAAGTAA
- a CDS encoding M56 family metallopeptidase codes for MNLIEHFAHPIIYASGWTIELTAVEIPNLGMVTTAEPMYIIDSKPMLSGIFDESSIMLIFWIYVTGMLLYACITMADHYRLKSMVSKAWQVSDQWQQTIMRLSSELGIKAPFLKISDKLSFPAVIGFVKPVIIVPLAMMSNLSIAEVESIIIHELYHIRRRDHWVNLFQQFMEILLFFHPAIWILNKHIRKERENCVDERVVVRTRDPQLYAKALLQLEELRTLQSKLAVAATQSKFHLLQRIKNIMTMKTQKSNPAHKIAGIILIVTALVSVAWINPALSINSRIDKVAPETDNDNTFVPAPATKDSVKIKKKVTAIATTSITDTLPEPTSIIVNNKSVAWADLDEELKQEIIESMKEARIAIAEAGRSIDKAEMEATLNAVKAELREAAQELKIQLEQVDSEEFKKEMENVKITIKRIAEETRPMIDSLMPVVLSAFEVAKEAALYSIIYLEDLLEPKLSDS; via the coding sequence ATGAATCTGATAGAACACTTTGCCCATCCGATAATTTACGCCAGTGGCTGGACCATAGAGCTTACTGCAGTGGAGATACCCAATCTGGGCATGGTCACCACTGCAGAGCCGATGTACATAATTGATAGCAAACCGATGCTTAGCGGCATTTTTGATGAAAGCAGCATCATGCTGATCTTCTGGATTTACGTGACAGGAATGCTGCTCTATGCCTGCATTACAATGGCCGATCACTACAGGTTGAAATCCATGGTCAGTAAAGCCTGGCAGGTCTCTGACCAGTGGCAGCAGACTATTATGCGCCTGTCAAGTGAACTGGGTATAAAAGCTCCTTTCTTGAAGATATCCGATAAACTAAGTTTTCCGGCTGTAATAGGTTTTGTAAAGCCTGTAATAATTGTGCCTCTGGCAATGATGAGTAATCTATCAATAGCCGAGGTAGAAAGCATAATAATCCACGAGCTGTATCACATCAGGCGCAGGGATCATTGGGTAAACCTCTTCCAGCAGTTTATGGAGATACTCCTGTTTTTCCATCCAGCTATATGGATTCTCAACAAGCATATCCGCAAGGAAAGGGAAAACTGCGTTGACGAAAGAGTTGTTGTCCGCACCAGGGATCCGCAACTTTATGCTAAGGCACTATTACAACTTGAAGAACTGAGAACACTGCAAAGCAAGCTGGCTGTAGCAGCCACACAATCCAAATTCCATTTATTGCAGAGAATCAAAAACATCATGACTATGAAGACACAGAAGAGCAATCCGGCACACAAGATCGCAGGCATAATACTGATTGTGACAGCACTAGTTTCAGTAGCATGGATCAACCCCGCCCTGAGCATTAATTCAAGAATTGATAAGGTAGCTCCTGAAACAGACAATGATAACACTTTTGTACCGGCACCTGCAACTAAGGATAGTGTGAAAATCAAGAAGAAAGTTACAGCCATTGCTACCACTTCCATAACAGACACCCTGCCAGAACCTACTAGTATAATTGTTAATAACAAATCTGTTGCGTGGGCGGACCTTGACGAGGAGCTTAAGCAGGAAATCATAGAATCTATGAAGGAGGCCAGAATTGCAATTGCCGAAGCAGGTAGGTCCATTGACAAGGCTGAAATGGAGGCCACGTTAAATGCAGTGAAGGCTGAACTAAGGGAAGCCGCGCAAGAATTAAAGATCCAACTTGAGCAAGTTGATTCCGAAGAATTTAAAAAGGAGATGGAGAATGTCAAAATTACTATCAAAAGGATAGCAGAAGAGACACGTCCAATGATTGACTCATTGATGCCTGTGGTTCTATCAGCGTTTGAGGTTGCTAAAGAAGCAGCATTGTATTCAATAATTTATCTTGAAGACTTATTAGAACCTAAATTGAGCGATTCGTAA
- a CDS encoding TonB-dependent receptor, translating into MKIRIISLVLFLSTFYTLSAQTVVKGRVFDTDQNSKNPIPGANVYWAETTIGVSTDADGHFSLPWNGEKKKLVISFVGYKSDTLLLNSPADNVQIALKQELELDEVVVSSRGAGSHMSRVNPVTTVVITSAELCKAACCSLAESFETNASVDVSYSDAATGARRIQLLGLSGLYVQMLTENMPDSRGLASVYGLDYVPGPWMESIQVSKGAASITNGYESLTGQINVQYKKPENAETLFVNGFASSSGRVESNVNTGFNVSSKWSSAILAHASADAQKNDHNHDGFLDEPLTTRYIFMNRWAGHLNPYLTTQFGVKVLDEERTGGQAAFNRNRPYTEQDAYGIDIDTQNASAFFKLGYVFPNDSNSSVAMVANYSYHDQASLYGVKEYDATQNYFAGNLILASHFGLGDAHKYTAGINYMYDDLAEKLDGDLSKVFGEAAPRTESVIGAYFQYSFVVPEKLTFMLGIRGDHHNMFGNFFTPRMHVRYSPSEHFVFRGSAGKGYRTPNVLAENNSILGSSRLIYLPDEIKMEEAWNYGLNFSYYLHAGEREITFNLEYYRTEFENQLIMDMDQDVRQVHFYNLDGRSYSNVFQAEVSTEIFRGFDVVAAWRLNDVKQTTDGKLQEKALQSRYRGMLNLSYATPLPRWQVDFTAQFAGPGRIPTTQGNMAHLQRPDSFNSYQLYQGQLTRYFKRWSIYAGVENIGNFTQEHPIIDAESPFSDNFDSSLIWGPLMGRKFYFGFRFAIDRPTA; encoded by the coding sequence ATGAAAATCAGAATAATTAGCCTCGTACTATTTTTAAGTACATTTTATACTCTTTCAGCACAAACTGTTGTAAAGGGTCGCGTCTTTGATACAGATCAAAACTCCAAAAATCCCATTCCAGGAGCCAACGTATACTGGGCTGAGACCACCATTGGCGTATCGACAGATGCAGATGGTCATTTCAGTCTCCCATGGAATGGTGAAAAGAAGAAGCTCGTAATAAGCTTTGTAGGATATAAATCAGACACCTTATTATTAAACTCCCCTGCTGACAATGTACAAATTGCTTTAAAACAAGAGCTGGAACTAGACGAAGTGGTTGTAAGCAGTCGAGGAGCAGGTTCCCACATGTCAAGAGTTAATCCGGTTACCACGGTAGTGATTACCTCAGCCGAGCTGTGCAAGGCTGCCTGCTGCAGCCTTGCCGAGAGTTTCGAAACCAACGCCTCTGTTGACGTCTCTTATTCAGATGCAGCAACCGGCGCCAGACGTATCCAACTTCTTGGTCTTTCCGGACTTTACGTTCAGATGCTTACCGAGAATATGCCCGACAGCCGTGGTCTGGCCTCAGTCTATGGCCTTGACTATGTACCCGGTCCCTGGATGGAATCCATACAGGTATCAAAAGGTGCTGCCTCCATAACAAACGGATATGAGTCCCTCACCGGACAAATCAACGTACAGTACAAGAAGCCCGAAAATGCGGAGACATTATTTGTAAACGGTTTTGCAAGTTCATCAGGTCGTGTTGAGAGTAATGTAAATACTGGCTTCAACGTCAGTTCCAAATGGTCGTCTGCAATACTTGCACATGCATCGGCCGACGCTCAGAAAAACGATCACAATCATGACGGTTTCCTTGACGAACCGCTGACAACGCGCTACATCTTTATGAACAGGTGGGCTGGTCACCTGAATCCTTATCTCACCACTCAGTTTGGTGTTAAGGTTCTTGACGAAGAACGCACCGGTGGTCAGGCAGCTTTCAACCGCAACCGTCCCTACACAGAGCAGGATGCATATGGCATAGACATCGATACACAGAATGCATCTGCATTCTTCAAATTGGGTTATGTATTTCCCAATGATTCAAACTCAAGTGTAGCAATGGTAGCAAACTACAGTTACCATGACCAGGCTTCACTCTATGGAGTAAAGGAGTATGATGCGACGCAAAACTACTTTGCAGGAAACCTGATTCTGGCATCTCACTTTGGACTAGGTGATGCGCACAAGTACACTGCCGGTATCAACTATATGTATGATGACCTTGCAGAAAAATTAGATGGCGACCTTTCAAAAGTATTTGGTGAAGCTGCACCAAGAACAGAGAGCGTTATTGGTGCTTACTTCCAATATAGTTTTGTTGTACCTGAGAAACTCACTTTTATGTTGGGTATCAGAGGTGACCATCACAATATGTTTGGTAACTTCTTTACCCCACGGATGCACGTGCGCTATAGTCCCAGTGAGCACTTTGTGTTTCGCGGATCAGCAGGCAAGGGCTATCGTACTCCCAATGTACTGGCAGAAAACAACAGTATCCTGGGATCTTCACGTCTGATCTACCTCCCCGACGAGATCAAGATGGAAGAAGCATGGAACTACGGTCTGAACTTCTCCTACTATCTGCATGCCGGAGAGCGCGAGATAACATTCAACCTTGAGTATTACCGTACCGAGTTTGAAAACCAACTTATAATGGATATGGATCAAGACGTAAGGCAAGTACATTTTTACAACCTTGACGGCAGATCCTATTCAAATGTTTTTCAGGCAGAGGTATCAACCGAAATCTTCAGGGGATTTGATGTAGTAGCAGCATGGCGTCTGAATGATGTCAAACAGACGACAGACGGTAAATTGCAGGAGAAAGCATTGCAAAGCCGCTACAGAGGTATGCTCAACCTCTCATATGCCACTCCCCTGCCACGTTGGCAAGTGGACTTCACAGCCCAGTTTGCCGGTCCCGGTCGTATCCCGACCACCCAGGGGAATATGGCACACCTTCAAAGGCCCGACAGTTTTAACTCTTATCAGCTTTATCAGGGTCAGCTTACCAGATACTTTAAGCGTTGGAGCATTTATGCCGGCGTAGAAAATATAGGAAACTTCACCCAGGAGCATCCTATTATTGATGCCGAAAGTCCATTCAGCGACAACTTCGACAGTTCACTGATTTGGGGCCCCCTGATGGGAAGGAAATTTTATTTCGGATTCAGATTTGCAATAGACAGACCAACAGCATAA
- a CDS encoding BlaI/MecI/CopY family transcriptional regulator has product MRTNYPEPTESEVEILQILWQKGSATVREVHEVLETKKDVGYTTTLKLMQIMVEKGIVDRDTSKRIHIYKPLIPQSSVENNLINKLRQKIFRGSASRLVIGALSSEPVSEQEIEEIREFLDSYTKDNHSKTSPK; this is encoded by the coding sequence ATGAGAACAAATTATCCGGAACCAACAGAAAGTGAAGTAGAAATCCTGCAGATACTGTGGCAGAAAGGTTCTGCCACAGTAAGGGAAGTTCATGAGGTACTTGAAACTAAAAAAGATGTGGGGTATACAACCACCCTAAAGCTGATGCAGATAATGGTTGAAAAAGGCATTGTGGATCGTGACACTAGTAAGCGTATTCATATTTACAAGCCACTTATACCTCAGAGCTCAGTAGAGAACAACCTTATCAATAAGCTAAGGCAGAAAATTTTCAGAGGCTCAGCAAGCCGTCTTGTGATTGGCGCCCTTTCATCGGAGCCTGTTTCCGAGCAGGAGATAGAAGAGATAAGGGAGTTTTTGGATAGCTATACTAAAGACAATCACAGCAAAACATCACCCAAATGA
- a CDS encoding phosphatase PAP2 family protein, giving the protein MLEKLMQLDTELLLYINGINSPFGDNFFSMYTDILIWVPLYALILYTIFKKHGMRGFWILLALVLVVTLCDQISSSLIKPTVARLRPTREPSLEGLIHIVNGYRGGRYGFISSHAANSFGLAAFSALLFRRPAYTIFIFLWAIINSYSRMYLGVHYPGDILGGTILGLLAGWSVYLLYAKVIRTRHRDMIEGPRSVYDTRLIIYSGVLMVITIALASKALI; this is encoded by the coding sequence ATGCTGGAGAAATTAATGCAACTGGACACAGAGTTACTGCTATACATTAACGGGATTAATTCTCCCTTTGGAGACAATTTCTTCAGCATGTACACAGATATATTGATCTGGGTACCCTTGTATGCACTGATCCTGTATACAATATTCAAAAAACATGGGATGAGGGGGTTCTGGATACTGTTGGCTCTGGTGTTGGTAGTAACCCTGTGCGACCAGATATCCAGTTCCCTTATCAAACCCACTGTTGCCCGCCTGCGTCCGACACGTGAACCATCACTCGAAGGCTTAATTCACATAGTAAATGGATATCGTGGTGGCAGGTATGGTTTTATCTCTTCACACGCGGCCAATTCTTTCGGTTTAGCAGCATTTTCAGCCTTGCTTTTCAGAAGGCCCGCTTATACCATCTTCATCTTCCTTTGGGCAATAATAAACTCCTATTCTCGCATGTATCTGGGCGTCCATTATCCGGGCGACATACTTGGAGGTACCATCCTTGGTCTTCTTGCCGGTTGGTCGGTTTACCTGCTATATGCAAAGGTCATCAGGACAAGACACAGAGATATGATAGAAGGTCCCCGCTCAGTTTATGACACCAGATTAATAATTTATTCAGGAGTCCTCATGGTAATAACCATAGCACTGGCATCAAAGGCGCTTATTTAA
- a CDS encoding head GIN domain-containing protein, whose translation MKRVIVFVLVAALVNTACAYAAKDKVERSFKLEYFDELDVTSAIKVSLTQGKENSIVIRAEEDVIDYVTFRINRDNELEIFIDQTFFDKVRRGFKGVGEVEVNLTFTTLKEINASAASYVESTETLQLNRLSIEATSASKVVLDLNAGEVDAEATSAATIILKGKADSFDAEASSAAEIKASDFIVSRAELEASSAGNIKVRVNGVAEAEASSAGNIRIYGDAQLRRVEASSGGSVKLDK comes from the coding sequence ATGAAAAGAGTTATTGTATTTGTATTGGTGGCAGCACTTGTTAATACTGCCTGCGCTTATGCCGCAAAAGACAAGGTAGAACGTTCTTTTAAACTTGAATACTTTGATGAACTGGATGTAACTTCAGCTATAAAGGTTTCCCTGACCCAGGGGAAGGAAAATAGTATCGTTATCAGAGCCGAGGAAGATGTTATCGATTATGTTACATTCAGGATTAACAGGGATAACGAACTTGAAATCTTTATCGATCAGACTTTCTTTGACAAGGTAAGGAGAGGTTTCAAGGGTGTCGGTGAAGTTGAAGTTAACCTTACCTTCACTACTCTTAAAGAGATTAATGCCTCTGCGGCATCTTATGTTGAATCAACCGAAACTCTTCAGCTGAATAGGCTTAGCATTGAGGCTACTTCAGCATCTAAGGTCGTTCTTGACCTTAACGCTGGTGAGGTCGATGCTGAAGCAACTTCAGCCGCTACTATAATCCTTAAGGGCAAGGCTGACTCTTTTGACGCTGAGGCATCAAGCGCAGCTGAGATAAAGGCCTCTGATTTTATAGTGAGCAGGGCAGAGCTTGAGGCCAGCAGTGCAGGTAATATAAAGGTTCGTGTTAATGGAGTTGCTGAAGCAGAAGCTTCTTCAGCCGGAAATATCAGAATTTACGGTGATGCCCAGTTGAGACGTGTTGAAGCGAGTAGCGGTGGTTCTGTAAAACTGGATAAGTAA
- a CDS encoding DNA-binding protein, whose amino-acid sequence MGTKITFNQLRRIKDSLPEGATRTIAEHLNLDVETVRNYFGGAHYDRGECIGIHIEQGPDGGIVELDDTTILEMAEDILAGKIKVPADL is encoded by the coding sequence ATGGGTACTAAAATCACATTTAATCAGCTCAGGAGGATTAAAGACAGTCTTCCTGAAGGCGCGACGCGTACTATCGCTGAACACCTAAACCTCGACGTAGAGACAGTTAGAAATTATTTCGGCGGGGCCCACTACGATCGGGGGGAATGTATTGGAATTCATATTGAACAAGGCCCTGACGGAGGAATTGTAGAGTTGGATGACACCACCATCCTTGAAATGGCAGAAGATATTCTGGCCGGCAAGATTAAAGTACCAGCTGATTTATAA
- a CDS encoding 3'-5' exonuclease, with the protein MQLQLKNPIVFFDLETTGVNIATDRIVEISILKVHINGTEESRTYKVNPEMPIPPQASAIHGITDEDVRDAPTFKAIARELARFMEGCDIGGYNSIKFDIPLLAEEFMRAEVDFDMTKRKLVDVQNIFHKMERRTLEAAYKFYCDKDLKDAHSAEADTKATYEVLKAQLERYPDLKNDVAFLAEFSNFSRNVDFAGRIVYNDKDEEVFNFGKYKGVKVEEVLEKDPGYYGWIMNGDFPLYTKKVITNIKLRKFNNQ; encoded by the coding sequence ATGCAGCTTCAACTAAAAAATCCAATCGTATTTTTTGACCTTGAAACAACCGGGGTCAACATCGCCACGGATCGCATCGTCGAGATCTCGATTCTCAAGGTGCATATCAACGGTACCGAAGAATCGCGTACCTACAAGGTAAACCCCGAAATGCCGATTCCACCACAGGCCTCGGCTATTCACGGCATCACAGACGAGGATGTCAGGGATGCTCCAACTTTCAAAGCCATTGCCCGTGAATTGGCTAGGTTTATGGAAGGGTGTGATATAGGTGGTTATAACTCTATCAAGTTTGATATACCCTTGTTGGCCGAGGAGTTTATGCGTGCTGAGGTGGACTTCGACATGACTAAACGCAAACTTGTAGATGTCCAGAATATCTTCCACAAAATGGAGCGCCGCACCCTCGAGGCTGCATATAAGTTTTATTGCGACAAAGACCTTAAGGATGCCCACAGTGCTGAGGCTGATACAAAGGCTACCTATGAGGTACTAAAGGCTCAGCTTGAAAGATACCCGGACCTCAAGAATGATGTAGCCTTCCTTGCTGAGTTTTCTAATTTCAGTCGCAACGTTGACTTTGCCGGAAGAATAGTGTACAACGATAAGGATGAGGAGGTGTTCAACTTTGGCAAATACAAGGGTGTTAAGGTAGAAGAGGTTCTCGAAAAGGATCCCGGTTATTACGGCTGGATCATGAACGGTGATTTCCCCCTCTATACCAAAAAGGTAATCACTAATATCAAACTGAGGAAATTCAATAATCAGTAA
- a CDS encoding fumarylacetoacetate hydrolase family protein, whose protein sequence is MKIICIGRNYEEHARELKNPLPAEPVVFIKPDSALLRNNGPFYIPDFANEFHYECELVYRINKLGKNIEERFANRYYDAIGLGVDFTARDLQDELRGKGLPWEKCKAFDNSAVISSEFTPVENFPDLNNIEFRLTVNDEVRQKGNSADMINGIDAIISYVSKYFTLKIGDLIYTGTPAGVGPVKIGDRLKGYIGDKLYFDFMVK, encoded by the coding sequence ATGAAGATAATTTGTATAGGCCGCAACTATGAGGAGCATGCCAGGGAACTGAAAAATCCGCTTCCTGCGGAGCCCGTGGTTTTTATTAAGCCCGATTCAGCCCTGCTAAGAAATAATGGCCCTTTCTATATCCCCGATTTTGCAAATGAGTTTCATTACGAATGTGAGCTTGTTTACCGTATCAACAAACTTGGGAAAAATATCGAGGAAAGATTTGCAAACCGCTATTACGATGCAATAGGACTGGGTGTGGACTTCACAGCCCGTGACCTTCAGGATGAACTCCGTGGAAAGGGATTGCCCTGGGAAAAGTGCAAGGCCTTTGATAACTCGGCCGTTATCTCGTCCGAGTTTACCCCGGTAGAAAACTTTCCCGACCTCAACAATATTGAGTTTAGACTTACTGTTAATGATGAGGTTCGCCAGAAGGGTAATAGTGCTGATATGATCAACGGCATTGATGCTATTATATCCTATGTGTCAAAGTACTTTACCCTGAAGATAGGAGACCTGATATATACTGGCACTCCTGCAGGCGTAGGTCCTGTGAAGATAGGGGACAGGCTGAAGGGCTATATCGGTGATAAGCTCTACTTCGACTTTATGGTGAAGTAG